One window of Robiginitalea biformata HTCC2501 genomic DNA carries:
- a CDS encoding BlaI/MecI/CopY family transcriptional regulator, with protein MQKLTNKEEEVMQLLWKLEKAFVRELLDAFPGPRKPHYNTLSTMVRNLEEKGYVSHEAFGNTHRYYPLVSKEQYRRKFIGETVADYFDHNYKSLVSYFAREEKISADELREIIDLIEKKKQ; from the coding sequence ATGCAAAAACTCACCAACAAGGAAGAAGAAGTCATGCAGCTACTCTGGAAGCTGGAAAAAGCCTTTGTCCGGGAATTGCTCGACGCCTTCCCGGGGCCTCGCAAACCGCATTACAACACGCTCTCCACCATGGTGCGCAACCTGGAGGAGAAAGGCTATGTCTCCCACGAGGCCTTCGGCAATACGCACCGGTATTACCCGCTGGTGAGCAAGGAACAGTACCGCCGCAAGTTCATAGGCGAAACGGTAGCGGATTACTTTGACCACAATTACAAAAGCCTGGTATCCTACTTCGCACGGGAAGAAAAAATCTCGGCGGACGAACTCCGGGAAATCATCGACCTGATCGAAAAAAAGAAACAATAA
- a CDS encoding serine hydrolase: MPTATSSPSRNRLISFPGSLPALACGILMACACGGPTGNSNDLASSTGLPEGFESKIDQVVADYRDLEIFSGVVLVAREGTPFYEKAFGLADRDRNIPNSPTTLFDIGSMNKTFTSVVVKQLAEEGKLNLSDKLVDYIPGWEDPRASDITLLHLLEHRSGFGDYHSRGYFDLPLEERKLGPIVERAKSTQLLFDPGTGDEYSNLGYVILGGVIEKATGRSYFEEVRERIVEPLGMENTYLTNLDRVADRAAKGYLYTPLGVLEENEAVQDLPNPDGGFLSTARDILTFYHSYYYDTLLLSAKTRETDPFFQYIRELPEGRATGAAGGFEGFNSVFLQVISDDLSILVLANMDEPVAERIGSDILALYRGEEPAKPVLPAVQLVRQNYLEHGVDYVKNHFDSLTVNFHPTDPKDLILNQLGYAFLYGADDPDRAVELFRLNTELFPEVANCWDSYGEALRAAGNTEDAMAAYQKALELRPGLESAETALNEMKR, translated from the coding sequence ATGCCAACTGCCACATCTTCTCCCTCCCGGAACAGGCTGATTTCTTTCCCGGGGTCCCTGCCAGCTCTGGCCTGTGGAATCCTGATGGCCTGCGCCTGCGGCGGTCCCACCGGCAACTCCAATGACCTGGCCTCATCAACCGGTCTGCCCGAAGGGTTTGAATCGAAAATCGACCAGGTTGTGGCCGACTACCGGGATCTGGAGATTTTTTCAGGCGTTGTCCTCGTAGCCCGCGAAGGAACCCCATTTTATGAAAAAGCATTCGGCCTGGCCGACAGGGATCGCAACATCCCGAATTCCCCGACCACCCTCTTCGACATCGGGTCGATGAACAAAACATTTACTTCGGTGGTGGTCAAGCAACTGGCCGAAGAAGGGAAACTTAACCTCAGCGATAAGCTGGTGGACTATATCCCGGGTTGGGAAGACCCCCGGGCTTCGGACATTACTTTGCTGCACCTGCTCGAGCACCGATCGGGCTTCGGGGATTACCACTCCAGGGGGTATTTTGACCTGCCGCTGGAGGAGCGAAAGCTCGGGCCGATCGTGGAACGCGCCAAATCAACGCAATTGTTGTTCGACCCGGGAACGGGGGACGAATATTCGAACCTCGGCTATGTGATTTTGGGCGGGGTCATCGAAAAAGCGACGGGACGGTCGTACTTTGAGGAAGTCCGCGAGCGGATTGTGGAGCCCCTGGGCATGGAAAACACGTATCTCACCAATCTGGACCGGGTGGCCGACCGGGCGGCGAAAGGCTACCTGTATACCCCCCTGGGCGTCCTGGAGGAAAACGAAGCCGTACAGGACCTGCCCAACCCGGATGGCGGATTTTTATCCACGGCACGGGACATCCTGACTTTTTACCATTCCTATTATTACGACACACTGCTCCTCTCCGCCAAAACACGGGAAACCGATCCCTTTTTTCAATATATCCGCGAATTACCCGAAGGCCGGGCAACCGGAGCCGCCGGGGGCTTTGAAGGCTTCAACTCGGTGTTCCTGCAGGTTATCAGCGACGATTTGAGCATCCTGGTACTGGCCAATATGGACGAGCCCGTAGCCGAACGCATCGGGTCGGATATCCTGGCCCTTTACAGGGGTGAAGAGCCGGCCAAACCCGTCCTTCCAGCAGTCCAACTAGTGCGCCAAAATTACCTGGAACACGGGGTTGATTATGTGAAAAACCACTTCGACAGCCTGACGGTCAATTTCCACCCGACCGACCCGAAAGACCTTATCCTGAACCAGCTGGGATACGCCTTCCTCTACGGGGCAGACGATCCCGATCGGGCCGTGGAGCTGTTCCGCCTCAACACGGAACTCTTCCCCGAAGTCGCCAATTGCTGGGACAGCTACGGGGAAGCCCTCCGGGCCGCTGGCAATACGGAGGATGCCATGGCCGCGTACCAAAAAGCCCTGGAACTCCGGCCCGGCCTGGAATCCGCCGAAACGGCACTTAACGAAATGAAGCGATAA
- a CDS encoding Crp/Fnr family transcriptional regulator, with protein MNSDDPYNLIIDNVSRFIDLTRLEKQKFISLLTPITVGKREFLMQAGDITSYEYFITRGCLKVYTLDLDGVPHVSMFAVEDYWTGDIASFMTREPTNYYIKAIEDSEILAISKTNHDLLYQEIPKFERFYRILYQRSLISYIKRSNQGISLTAEERYVYFKKKYPHIVRRISQKDLAGYIGITPEFMSQIVSKVNRKPKS; from the coding sequence TTGAATAGCGACGACCCATACAACCTGATTATAGATAATGTGAGCCGGTTTATCGATTTAACCCGGCTTGAAAAGCAAAAGTTCATCTCCCTGCTTACCCCCATAACGGTCGGGAAACGGGAATTTCTGATGCAGGCCGGTGATATCACTTCCTATGAGTATTTTATCACCAGGGGCTGTCTCAAGGTGTATACCCTGGATCTGGACGGGGTACCGCATGTTTCCATGTTTGCCGTCGAGGATTACTGGACGGGAGACATTGCCAGTTTTATGACCAGGGAGCCTACCAACTACTATATCAAGGCGATAGAAGATTCTGAAATACTGGCAATTTCCAAAACGAACCACGACTTGTTGTACCAGGAAATCCCAAAATTTGAGCGGTTTTACCGCATCCTGTATCAGCGGTCGTTAATCAGTTACATCAAGCGCAGCAACCAGGGAATATCCCTGACAGCAGAGGAACGATATGTGTATTTCAAGAAAAAATACCCCCATATCGTCAGGCGTATATCCCAAAAGGATTTGGCGGGTTATATCGGAATAACCCCTGAATTTATGAGTCAGATCGTCTCCAAAGTCAACAGAAAGCCCAAGTCTTAA
- a CDS encoding M56 family metallopeptidase, with amino-acid sequence MEAFSNMGAFGILEAFSNVEALGMYLLKASAILALFLGTYHLLLRRETLFTVNRLFLAGGMLAALTLPLVTFTRTIRVTLAQQPAVTLDPVPSPANAGLAGFPWENFLLAAYLAGVAAHLLLILFQLWRIFRLVQTSNTVREEGFLYVPTHRTQAPFSFFRYIFYNPDQHSQRELALILEHEKAHGSQCHTLDILLGRVVSAILWINPMGRWYQRSIEQNLEYLADASAIQKIPSLKDYQYTLLKVSGNTPVTSLVNAFYSSLIKKRILMLHQNQSKTTHILKHLLIVPVLGLFLMAFNTETRYVLDRESPSDYLFEGDDKTVELTISKDTSDEELQKIKDNLASDGIDFSYTTVRNDAGEIIDLKVSMSGKSSSGKSFSGSFHTETDSPIEPVLIRFDDTRNSVSFGSADELHFGHGKKHRVRVHSLGDGDDSDKDAIIEIRKMDDEDGNVFYWNSEGEDDAEHIEIKIVDGEKTIIVDGEEMDEEAFGKLHKSEGGKHKVRVHKMKNTETGTNVMILRDSDDEADMEIINGDSGSFFLLDSGKGEKPLYLIDGKKASEKQVRELDPSDIEKVEVLKGDNATEKYGRKAKDGVVSITTKD; translated from the coding sequence ATGGAAGCATTCAGCAATATGGGGGCATTCGGTATTCTGGAAGCATTCAGCAACGTCGAGGCACTCGGCATGTACCTCCTGAAGGCATCCGCGATACTCGCGTTGTTTCTGGGTACCTACCACCTGCTCCTGAGGCGGGAGACGCTCTTTACGGTGAACCGGCTGTTTCTGGCAGGCGGGATGCTGGCCGCCCTTACCCTGCCCCTGGTGACATTTACCCGGACCATCCGGGTAACCCTCGCCCAGCAACCGGCAGTAACCCTGGACCCGGTACCATCGCCCGCAAATGCGGGATTGGCCGGCTTTCCCTGGGAGAATTTCCTGCTGGCCGCCTACCTGGCCGGGGTTGCGGCCCACCTGCTCCTCATCCTTTTCCAGCTCTGGCGGATCTTCCGGCTGGTGCAGACGTCGAACACCGTGCGCGAGGAGGGTTTCCTGTACGTTCCCACCCACCGCACCCAGGCCCCGTTTTCTTTTTTCCGCTACATCTTTTACAACCCGGACCAGCACAGCCAGCGCGAACTGGCGCTGATCCTGGAACACGAAAAAGCGCACGGCTCCCAGTGCCATACGCTGGATATCCTGTTGGGGCGCGTGGTTTCGGCTATCTTGTGGATCAACCCGATGGGCCGGTGGTACCAACGGAGCATCGAGCAAAACCTGGAATACCTGGCCGATGCCAGCGCCATCCAAAAAATTCCCAGCCTGAAAGACTATCAATACACCCTGCTGAAGGTTTCCGGCAATACCCCGGTGACCTCCCTGGTCAATGCTTTTTACAGTTCACTCATCAAAAAACGAATCCTTATGCTACACCAGAATCAATCCAAAACCACCCACATCCTGAAGCACCTGCTGATCGTCCCGGTCCTGGGGCTTTTCCTGATGGCCTTCAACACGGAGACCCGCTATGTACTGGACCGGGAAAGCCCGTCCGACTACCTCTTTGAAGGGGACGATAAAACGGTGGAGCTCACCATTTCCAAAGATACCTCGGACGAAGAGCTGCAGAAGATCAAGGACAACCTGGCATCGGACGGGATCGACTTCTCCTATACGACCGTGCGCAACGACGCGGGTGAAATCATCGACCTGAAGGTTTCCATGAGCGGCAAAAGCAGCAGCGGCAAGAGCTTCAGCGGCTCGTTCCACACCGAAACGGACAGCCCCATAGAACCCGTCCTGATACGATTTGACGACACACGCAACAGCGTCTCCTTTGGCAGTGCTGACGAGCTCCATTTCGGCCACGGCAAAAAGCACCGCGTCCGCGTACATTCCCTCGGCGACGGCGACGATTCCGATAAAGACGCCATCATCGAGATCCGTAAAATGGACGACGAAGACGGAAATGTGTTCTACTGGAATTCCGAAGGGGAAGATGATGCAGAGCACATTGAAATCAAAATCGTGGACGGGGAGAAGACGATCATTGTCGACGGGGAGGAAATGGACGAGGAAGCGTTCGGGAAACTCCACAAATCAGAAGGCGGGAAACACAAAGTCCGCGTCCACAAGATGAAGAATACGGAAACGGGCACCAACGTCATGATCCTCCGGGATTCCGACGACGAGGCGGATATGGAGATCATCAACGGGGATTCCGGCAGTTTCTTCCTCCTCGATTCCGGGAAAGGGGAAAAACCCCTCTACCTGATAGACGGCAAGAAGGCCTCCGAGAAGCAGGTACGGGAACTCGATCCGTCGGACATTGAGAAAGTTGAAGTCCTCAAAGGGGATAACGCGACAGAAAAGTACGGCCGCAAGGCCAAAGACGGGGTGGTGTCCATCACCACCAAGGATTAA
- a CDS encoding AraC family transcriptional regulator: MKYISINLYRKMVDCALAEGVSEGALKQLPTPHDALEGIQAVPADHFFELHEILDRELGPGFAIRVGQQMKIADYGVLGLSWRTCSWAGEIFERSERYFKLLSDTYVFKVEKKGVTSVIHLLREPHRRGLELSNEATLSATVVVLRAMTETDISPIQVAFKHSPPADISSYTAAFSCSVRFNQAGYSITYHTSDLETRTAKADASINRFLVERVEEETHGLVVSANKVAMDVENLIQDALPSGIPSIHDVGVHMGMSNRTLTRRLRENGISFRDLIQRTQERVARELLLDPRRSISEIAFETGFSEQSTFSRAFKRWTGQSPLEFRNRK; this comes from the coding sequence TTGAAATATATCTCGATCAACCTGTACCGGAAAATGGTAGACTGTGCGCTTGCCGAGGGCGTGAGCGAAGGCGCGTTGAAACAGCTGCCGACGCCCCACGATGCCCTGGAGGGGATCCAGGCCGTGCCCGCCGACCATTTTTTTGAGTTACATGAAATCCTGGACCGGGAGTTGGGGCCCGGGTTCGCCATCCGGGTTGGCCAGCAAATGAAAATAGCAGATTACGGGGTTCTGGGCCTCTCCTGGCGTACCTGTTCCTGGGCCGGGGAGATCTTTGAGCGCAGCGAACGCTATTTTAAATTGCTTTCGGATACCTATGTTTTTAAGGTGGAAAAAAAAGGAGTCACTTCCGTGATCCATTTGCTCCGGGAGCCCCACCGGAGGGGACTGGAGCTTTCCAACGAGGCGACCCTTTCGGCAACCGTAGTAGTTTTGAGGGCCATGACCGAAACGGATATTTCGCCCATACAGGTAGCTTTCAAACACAGCCCGCCCGCCGACATCAGTAGCTATACCGCGGCATTCAGTTGTTCGGTACGCTTCAACCAGGCGGGTTACTCCATAACGTACCACACATCTGATCTGGAGACCCGGACTGCCAAAGCGGACGCGAGCATCAACAGGTTTCTGGTGGAACGGGTGGAGGAGGAAACCCACGGCCTGGTGGTTTCGGCCAATAAGGTTGCGATGGATGTGGAGAACCTTATTCAGGATGCTTTGCCCAGCGGAATTCCCAGCATCCATGATGTGGGGGTCCATATGGGAATGAGCAACCGGACCCTGACGCGAAGACTCCGCGAGAACGGGATCTCCTTCCGGGATCTTATCCAACGAACCCAGGAGCGCGTGGCCCGGGAATTATTGCTGGATCCCCGGCGCAGCATTTCGGAAATCGCCTTCGAAACCGGTTTCTCTGAACAGAGTACCTTTAGCCGCGCCTTTAAGCGCTGGACCGGCCAGTCACCCCTCGAATTCCGAAACAGGAAATAG
- a CDS encoding anthrone oxygenase family protein, whose product MDITLKTILLFGSVILTGLSAGFFYAWSVSVIPGTGKVPDLTYLETMQSINRAILNPAFFLVFFGSLVLLSLASIYEFHTSRLVFGLVLGAPITYLLGTFGVTAMGNVPLNNQLDVLDLAQMNAEQIGEFREYYETRWNRLHGIRTVFAVVAFLGVSLALFFK is encoded by the coding sequence ATGGACATCACACTCAAAACCATCCTACTCTTCGGTTCGGTCATCCTGACCGGCCTCTCCGCAGGCTTTTTCTATGCCTGGTCGGTATCGGTAATACCCGGGACCGGGAAGGTCCCGGACCTGACCTACCTGGAAACCATGCAATCCATCAACCGGGCTATTCTGAACCCGGCCTTTTTCCTCGTTTTCTTCGGAAGCCTGGTTCTGCTGAGCCTGGCGAGCATCTATGAGTTCCATACCAGCCGCCTGGTTTTCGGGTTGGTGCTGGGGGCTCCAATTACGTACCTCCTCGGAACATTCGGGGTGACGGCAATGGGGAATGTCCCCCTGAACAACCAGTTGGACGTTTTGGATCTCGCCCAAATGAATGCGGAGCAAATCGGGGAATTCCGGGAGTACTACGAAACCCGCTGGAACCGCCTGCACGGGATACGGACCGTATTTGCGGTAGTCGCATTCCTGGGGGTTTCCCTGGCACTTTTTTTCAAATGA
- a CDS encoding NmrA family NAD(P)-binding protein, which produces MKHNVLVIGGTGKTGSRVAQRLEEADHQVRIGSRNSHPAFDWDDPATFAPALKGMDRAYIVYYPDLAVPGAREAISALTEAALKEGLEKVVLLSGKGEKEAEACEEIVANSGLNYTLVRASWFNQNFSEGAFLEPVLAGQVALPMPDAEIPFVDADDIADVVARVLVDDTYNGQTITVTGPRKMTWSEVVAAMANGIGKEIRYQPISIEEFKTGMKAAGLPDSYVWLFGYLFEEVLGNPDNQEVSDDVERVLGRKATDFKDYVEKTKATGVWDQPIPQAL; this is translated from the coding sequence ATGAAACACAATGTATTAGTTATCGGAGGCACCGGTAAAACCGGGAGCCGGGTAGCCCAACGGCTTGAGGAAGCGGACCATCAGGTGCGAATCGGATCAAGAAACAGTCATCCCGCATTTGACTGGGACGACCCGGCCACCTTTGCCCCTGCATTAAAGGGTATGGATCGGGCGTATATCGTTTATTATCCCGACCTGGCCGTGCCCGGGGCCAGGGAGGCTATTTCCGCCCTGACGGAGGCAGCCCTGAAAGAAGGCCTGGAAAAGGTGGTTTTGCTCTCGGGCAAAGGAGAAAAAGAAGCCGAGGCCTGCGAAGAGATCGTCGCTAATTCCGGTCTGAATTATACCCTGGTCCGCGCTTCCTGGTTCAACCAGAATTTCAGTGAAGGGGCGTTCCTTGAACCGGTACTGGCTGGACAGGTTGCCCTGCCCATGCCGGATGCCGAGATCCCTTTTGTGGATGCGGATGACATTGCCGATGTAGTTGCCAGGGTGCTCGTGGATGATACCTATAATGGGCAGACCATCACGGTTACCGGCCCCCGGAAAATGACCTGGAGTGAAGTTGTTGCAGCCATGGCAAACGGAATTGGAAAGGAGATCCGGTACCAACCCATTTCCATTGAAGAGTTCAAAACCGGCATGAAAGCTGCCGGATTGCCGGATTCCTATGTGTGGTTGTTTGGCTACCTCTTTGAAGAAGTGTTGGGAAATCCTGATAACCAGGAAGTGTCCGACGATGTGGAAAGGGTCCTGGGGCGGAAGGCCACTGATTTTAAGGACTACGTGGAAAAAACGAAGGCGACAGGCGTTTGGGATCAACCGATACCCCAGGCCTTATAA
- a CDS encoding DoxX family protein: MKNYVKMLSKTKPNLGPTAARLTLGLVILPHGAQKLLGLFGGSGFSATMDLLTTQMELPVIVAFSVILIEFFGSLSLILGLLSRFWALSLAGMFTGIIFTTQIEHGFFMNWFGNQAGEGYEYSLLVIGLALSILVSGSGQFSVDRLISKK; the protein is encoded by the coding sequence ATGAAAAATTATGTAAAAATGCTTTCAAAAACGAAACCAAACCTGGGGCCCACCGCGGCCCGGCTGACCCTGGGGCTGGTCATCTTACCACACGGCGCACAAAAGCTGCTGGGACTCTTTGGGGGATCCGGGTTTTCGGCTACCATGGACCTTTTGACCACCCAAATGGAGTTACCCGTAATCGTAGCTTTTTCGGTAATCCTGATAGAATTCTTTGGCTCACTGTCTTTGATCCTCGGTTTGCTGAGCAGGTTCTGGGCTCTGTCGCTGGCCGGCATGTTTACCGGCATCATTTTCACCACGCAGATCGAGCACGGTTTCTTCATGAATTGGTTCGGCAACCAGGCGGGTGAGGGATATGAATACTCGTTGCTGGTCATCGGGCTTGCATTGAGCATCCTTGTCAGCGGAAGCGGCCAATTCTCAGTAGATCGTCTCATCTCCAAAAAATAA
- a CDS encoding serine hydrolase domain-containing protein, translated as MKRTLLILLLLLAACGEKDRPKATSQDSLNNQIAQIDLIEKNLVPVHYLRDSDPYKSILQHMQEDVIPGVSMAFIDHGAVSWQRTYGYANLEDSVRVNSSTVFNGASLSKPVTAMAALDLVEERVLSVDEDVNTYLRGWQVPDNPFTKEEKVTLKRLMGHTAGFDRYVQSSFFPHETLPTITQMLAGEAPSVDPPVSLVYVPGQKQIYSNPGYSVMEKLIEDVTGKDFNAVLTERIFEPSGMIYSSFEQPVPDRLSQQMATGYSNDLEPYPYKLFPYKAAGGIWTTPTDLAKFLGTLLEDHQTGRDAILSQTMADSVFSKSSTRWGFAKIYNDESPDVLIEHWGSNSGFTCYMVASPVHRQGLVIMTNSDNGMSLMSYITRAVAAAYGWDFFQPKVLDPMVMDSSLIKAFVGKYKGGDELLEFDLVAGSLSFSRPSGLPKRLVTVAENQFVSPDNNTLFEFLENQAGEVKYVRMTWADGYNSDYIRQ; from the coding sequence ATGAAAAGGACATTACTGATTTTACTGTTACTCCTTGCAGCCTGCGGGGAAAAGGATCGCCCTAAAGCCACTTCGCAAGATTCACTAAATAATCAAATCGCTCAAATTGATCTTATCGAAAAAAACCTCGTCCCGGTGCACTACCTCAGGGACAGCGATCCCTACAAGTCCATACTGCAGCACATGCAGGAAGATGTTATTCCAGGGGTCAGCATGGCTTTTATAGACCATGGTGCAGTTTCCTGGCAACGCACCTACGGGTATGCCAATCTGGAAGACTCCGTACGGGTAAACTCATCTACGGTGTTCAATGGGGCATCCCTGAGCAAACCCGTAACCGCCATGGCAGCCCTAGACCTAGTAGAGGAGCGAGTATTGTCCGTGGATGAGGATGTCAATACTTATCTCCGGGGATGGCAGGTACCGGACAACCCATTCACCAAAGAAGAAAAAGTAACCCTCAAGCGACTCATGGGGCATACGGCAGGTTTTGACCGGTATGTACAGTCTTCATTCTTTCCGCACGAAACGTTGCCGACGATCACCCAGATGCTTGCGGGGGAAGCACCTTCGGTAGACCCACCGGTTTCGCTGGTATATGTCCCCGGACAGAAACAAATCTATTCGAACCCCGGGTATTCCGTAATGGAAAAGCTCATCGAGGATGTGACCGGCAAGGATTTTAATGCGGTCCTCACCGAACGGATATTCGAACCCAGCGGCATGATCTACAGTTCCTTTGAGCAGCCAGTTCCGGACCGCCTGTCCCAGCAGATGGCAACAGGATATTCCAACGACCTGGAGCCTTATCCTTATAAACTCTTCCCCTATAAAGCGGCCGGCGGCATCTGGACGACCCCTACGGATTTGGCTAAGTTTTTAGGAACTCTATTGGAAGACCACCAAACCGGCAGGGATGCCATCCTGTCTCAGACAATGGCAGATAGTGTTTTTTCCAAATCGTCCACCAGATGGGGCTTTGCAAAGATATATAATGATGAAAGCCCGGATGTGCTGATCGAGCATTGGGGGAGCAATTCAGGGTTTACCTGCTATATGGTCGCATCCCCCGTACATCGTCAGGGACTGGTCATCATGACCAATAGCGACAACGGCATGTCGCTGATGAGTTATATCACCCGGGCGGTTGCCGCGGCATACGGCTGGGACTTTTTCCAGCCAAAGGTATTGGATCCCATGGTCATGGATAGCTCGCTAATTAAGGCGTTTGTTGGGAAATATAAAGGTGGGGATGAACTATTGGAGTTTGATTTGGTTGCGGGTTCCCTGAGTTTTTCGCGTCCGTCCGGTCTTCCTAAAAGGCTGGTTACCGTGGCAGAAAACCAATTTGTTTCGCCGGATAATAACACGCTTTTCGAATTCCTGGAGAACCAAGCGGGTGAGGTGAAGTATGTGCGAATGACCTGGGCTGACGGGTATAACAGTGATTACATCAGGCAATAG
- a CDS encoding adenine phosphoribosyltransferase, with the protein MNFKDYIRDIPDFPKKGVVFKDITPLLEDPKAFRETAAALLAFTDGLKVDKVVGIESRGFFFAPLLADRLGAGFIPARKPGKLPHRIHRKEYDLEYGTDALELHAESISPGDRILVHDDVLATGGTARAICDLVTELGGEVVQCNFLIELSFLKGRTRLDGFPLKSLITY; encoded by the coding sequence ATGAATTTTAAGGACTACATCCGGGACATTCCCGATTTTCCCAAAAAGGGGGTGGTTTTCAAGGATATAACACCCTTGCTGGAAGACCCGAAGGCATTTCGGGAAACTGCGGCCGCCCTGTTGGCGTTTACCGATGGGCTCAAGGTGGATAAGGTGGTGGGTATCGAAAGCCGGGGGTTCTTCTTTGCGCCCCTGTTGGCCGATAGACTCGGGGCCGGGTTTATTCCCGCGCGCAAGCCGGGGAAGCTGCCGCATCGCATCCACAGGAAGGAATACGACCTGGAATACGGCACGGATGCCCTTGAGTTGCACGCCGAGAGCATTTCGCCGGGCGATCGCATCCTGGTGCACGACGACGTGCTGGCTACCGGGGGCACGGCCCGGGCCATCTGCGACCTGGTCACGGAGCTCGGGGGGGAGGTGGTGCAGTGCAACTTCCTCATTGAACTTTCTTTCCTGAAGGGCCGCACGCGTCTGGACGGCTTCCCGTTGAAAAGTCTGATAACCTATTGA